From the Motacilla alba alba isolate MOTALB_02 chromosome 1, Motacilla_alba_V1.0_pri, whole genome shotgun sequence genome, the window gctgaggagcatTGCTGGAAACCACAGCTGGGTGTTAGCTGTGTTTCTAAGGATTATGGCTGTGGCATCCAGCTTCCTCCACTTGCAACAGCCGTGAGTGGCTGTGGGTACCTCTGAGGCTTACTGTGTCACTCAGCTCCGTGAACCTGTCACCAGAGAGGGTTTATGGCACAGTCACTTTCCCTGCCTCGATGGGGCATAATGAGGCACCAGCAACAATgttatattttccctttttctgccttctctctgcCACATCAGTGGTAGAAGGGGTTGCAGCCAGCCAGCCCGTGGCCTGCAGTAGATCTGTAGTGAAGATGAGCTGGCATTCCCTTGCAGGAGCCTTTGCAATGCAGAGCTCAGGTGCTCCCGTGGCAAGCCTGGTAAGGAggtgaagctgtgctgtgcctgtgtctgcCTCCCACACACCCACGCTGTATTTCTGATCTGATCAAGAGCAAGCAGAGGGCACTTCGTTGTGTGAAACCCATCCTGAGAAATGCAAGCAGCTAATAGTAAACAGGGCAGGGCTTGCTGTCTGAGGCTGAACAATGGGGTAAGTGGGGGAATAGGAACTCTAACTGAGCGTTCTGGACCTGGCGAGGGAAGCCCAAGTTCCACAGGGGAATGTGGGACACCCTGTAGAAAGGTCTCCTGTGTGTGAGTGCTCATAGATCAGAGAGTCCCTGCGCTTTCAGGGGCTCTGAGGCTTGAGTTGTACCCCCCATTCTCTGCTTCCACCCACAGGATTGCTTTTGTCAGTGACTCATCACTTGCATTAACTCTTTGCTTGTTCGTTTTCTCTCACAGGCCAGGGAAGGAGAAGTAGCCATTATAGACAAACTTCTGGAGAATCCAGCTTTGACATCTAGAGACTTTCAAGAATGGAAACAAATGTACCTTGATCTCTTCATGAACATCTATGAAAGCAGCCCCCGGAGGGACTCTGTTAGTGGCTCATCTGAGGTTGAAGCACTGATAGCCTCGTTAGCCCACACTCATTCTTACATAGAAACACATGTATGAAAGTCTCTCTTTTTGTCCATTTGCTACACCCCACCCCTTTACTTAAGTGCATAAAGTAGTTTTTATATAATACGTGAGAGCTCtagtaaattatattttaatgttaCTCAGCTGTGTGAAGCCTTCAATGGTCAACGATACCACTTCTTTAATGAGgatttgtatattttatatgcTACCAATGCTCTGCTTGTGTTTACCttctgtgaattaaaaaaacatgatCTTTAGCTATTgaagaaaaggatttaaaagcatttttggaAGACTGTGGCCTTCATGCAGGGAGTTCCACATGCTATAAAGCTTTTGTTATCAAAGGTCAGTTTTACAatgatattttatattatataattcCAGTATTGCATTGCATTTTTGGAGTGCAGGTACTGTTTTGGTGGTGGGAGAAAAccaatttttatatttcatgagAAACTCTAGGAGTTTTCTTAAATAACAGGGGAAAGGTGTAATGCAGTCGTTGTGTTTCACTTTTGTCAAACACCTAAAAGGGTGAAAATCGGCACACAAAAGAATGACTAATGTGAGTTTAAGTGTCAAAAAGTTAGgtcttatttcctttttttaaagcctgttGCTTAGGTTTACCACCAGTGCAAAGGGATGCTGGTTTGTATTATAATTAAGACCAAATTGTGTGTTGTCTCTTAATCACATTAGGTtgatataaaagaaaaaaaaaaaataatggtacTGTGATTGATGAAGCTTTTGGACTGAAGGTATCAGTATAATGTGCAGATTTTGCAAAAGAGAAGATACAGACTTTCAACATCGTTGGTAGCAGCGTTTCTTTAgcccagaacagcagcagtggaaaaggTTTCCAATGAAATGCTTCAAATCTGAGATGCTTTGAAGATTCCCACAatagaaaaagagagaataGGATTTTTAAAGTAGTTTCCTATGTGTTTTCTGAGCTGTGAAATTTGGCTGTATTTTATGCAGGGATAATGTGAGATGAGAGCAGAATTGAGCATGGATCCTGAAAAATAACCGAGGAGTAAAAAAGCCTCTGGTTTGCTTTTGAAGGAGAAGGGATGTCTCTGGCTTCTGCTGAGTTCACAAgccaattaaaatgttttaaacttcCATGAGATTTGTTATCTGCTAAAGACAACCCAGTGAATATGAGGGGAAATAGCTCCTTAGAGTTAAGCACATGCCTGAAATAATAGTGGGAGGGAACTCTTAAATCATATACTTTTTATGAACttggttttgaaaaatgttaagagcatgacaaaatatttctgtggctCTACAGTACTTTGCTGCATAAGTCAGGACTCATGACATGATTTAATAATGCTCatgtggaaaggaaaagcctCCTTTTTACTTTAGTGAGCTGTACTCTTAACCAACTTGAGACTATTGCCTGTACAGCTCAGTGAATGTACTTTAAACTTTATGAACTCTAATATTTCCTGGCAGTTATATCCATGAAGGGATGAAGGAAAGAATggacagattttctttctttttctttctttctttctttctttctttctttctttctttctttctttctttctttctttctttctttctttctttctttctttctttctttctttctttctttctttctttctttctttctttctttctttccttctttctttctttccttctttctttccttctttccttccttctttctttccttctttccttccttctttccttccttccttctctctctctttctgtctttctctctctctctctctctctcccctttttctctcttgttcccctttttctttcttttcctctttctagcCCTCATTTTCTATCTTGTTATTGCGTTTGGATTGCAAATGTTCTGCAGATTTTGCACAACTGTACAGAAGAGTGGCCTTTCTGTAGCCCATTTTCAGTAATCCTATATTCAAGCTGTCTGGATGACAAATCATGTATTAACGTTTGTATAGAATTCTGGATCCAGTGTAAGATTTGTACTATTAGAAGAATATTGTTTGTATAAACTGGACATTTATTTACTGCATGGGTACTGACTTGTATATTAAATTTGTGAGGTTTTTGtaaatttctcttaaaaatgcTTGACTTGAAATGGATTGTGCTATTGTTCCAAGCATTTAGATTCTCTTGCTATTGTTTTACTGGACCAAAAGTAAATATATTCATATGAAAAACTCTTTATATCTGATGGATGTATATGCACATTGTGTAGTTGATTCCTTGTAAAAACCAAGGCAGTTCAGAAGACTTAGATCTGTTGCTATGCAACAGCCATTCTGCCTGCACTTTACATTAGTAAAGTTAGCTTGATTGCTTTAAAGGTGAAAATTAAACATTACAGTTTTTTAAGCTAGTCTAGTGACAAAGAACATGTGTCCTCTCCATTGTGCTGCCTTCTTTTAAGACTATTAAATGTTcttctatatatatttttattgtattaatTCTCAGCCTAGAAAGGGAACACTGTAAAATGAAGTACAATAAATTTAGCTTTTAAATGAACATTTATGGCTCAAGATTCACTTTACTCCATACCAGATTGATTCTGTGGCATCTGACCATTTTGTCTGCATTTCTCATATCTGTGTATCTTAAAATGCCCTGGTGTGACTTCAAACACTGCCAGTGTGGCCAAAAGGGAGTGACACTACTGCTGATCTCTGTGTAGGCAGACACTGAGTAAAGACTTCTGAAAACCTTCAGTTGCCTCCCTCCCCTTTGTACTCTGTGATGAAAGTAAACCTTTTTTGACTGCAGGGTTTTGTTGTGTAGCAGTTCAACAGCAACGAAGCATTTTGCCTTTATGAACAGGTATGACAAAACAGCGCGTGGTGCCAAGGTAAATGCCAAGGCATCAGTGACAGCTTGTTACTCCTGTAAGAAGCTTCTTGGAGGCTGAGGATATCCTCAGCTCTGGCCATCTAAGCTAACCCAGGGTTTGGATACAAAAGACATATATACATCACCAGTAGTGCGTGTctttaaaataacacaaaatcAACATCTGGAAGGTGTTCTACAACAAAGGCCACTGAGAGAGAAATGGCTTCTATCAAACAAACACTGTTTCAGCTTTCAGCTGTAGCTGAGTCTACGCAGTGAAAAGTCCATGCCTCTGCCCAGTAATTTCATGCTGGTAGCTAAGACATTCTTGCCTAGTAAGTAGTATATCAAATAATATCTTTTCCTTGGCAATACTTGCTACTAATTCTTGTAGGCATCAATTTTCTAGTCTTTTTACAgctctctttccttttgcttaGCCATAGCATAGAAAATCAGTAGCACTTACCAGCTGGGAAAATTACCTCTgattaagaaaacagaaaagacggattatatttttaatatttgaaaaatccCACTTGCAACACCTACTAATTGCTATCTAGGTATTATCCAAAAGTCAAGGATTACAATTCTCACTCATCGCCTCTAAGCAAGCTACTTGCTACATCCTTGCTCAGTAAGATCAGCTTCCAGCTTTATAAATCCTAGATGtgtttcctgtgctggagccagATTTTcttgctccagctgtgctggagcctgtTTCCACCAAGCATTTGGCTTTTCCAGGCAAAACTTCCATTTTCACTTTCAGAGCCACtgcaattttcttcttctccagaACCGCCCTGCTCGCCCATCTCCTGGGATGGACATTCCTCAGCATGGCAGCTCAGCAGTTGGGCAGCTTCTTCTGGTGGCTGTCACTGTCCTGCTCCTCGGCCACCTCGGAGAGCTGGAGCACGGCGCACTGCAGCCCACACCACGGCAGAGGGGCCTTGCAGATCTCTTCCCAGCCGTCGTTGTCGATGTCGTAGCCAACCACATCTTGTGTGGAGACCTCCAGCGAgttttgccatttctttccCCCAATAAGAAGAGCTGTTTCCTCCACCACTGCCAGGCCGTAGGAGAATCGATCGTAGACCAGTGGTTTCAACCGAGTCCATTGGTTTTTATCTGGGTCGTACCTTTCTATTTCAGAGAAAGGTTCATATAATCCCAGAAAGGTGAATATGGATCCCCTGATTGTTGCCATCTGATGCCCAAACCGAGCAATGCTCATGGGGGCACGTTTCACCCACTGCCCTTCAAGTGAGCTCAAAGAATAAAGGTCATTGCttgtgctggctggggctgagtACTTGCCCCCAGAGATGTAGATAGTGTTCTTGCAAACAGCACTGGCATGACCATGTATCCTGCATGGCAATTCCCTGGCTTTCGTCCATCTATCCCTGCTGATGTCATAGACTTCCACAGATGAATGCAGCAACCCATCCTCACCCCTTCCACCAATGGCAAAGATATCCTTGCCTAGGACACAGCAAGAAAACTGGCATCTCTTTTCCAGCATGCCCATGATTTGGGTCCATGTGTTAAATCTTGGATCATACCGATGGACCTTATTTGTAACCAATAAGGTCTTTCCGATTTTAGCATCATCCAGGGTACCACTTTCTATTTCCCCACCCAGGACATAGAGGAAGTTCCCCACCACACACACGCTGTGGTTCTGAaccctgtcctgcagctgcgTGAGGGTTCGCCATTTGTGATTGTAAACATCGAAGGCCACCACATCGGTGACAAGCCCCTCGCTTGCTGTGCCTCCCCCCAGCAGAATGATCCGAGTTTTCTGGTTCCTCAGTGTGGTGGACTTATCCTGCAGGACAGGCTGTTTGTACACAGATGTGTGataatttattgcttttatgaTCATGCACTTAATACCTGCTGAGAGGGGAACTTCTGACTGTGTGTAGGTTTTTCTCAGCTCTTCCACTGGGATGAGACCATATCTTATGTGCTCTAAAAGGCTGCTGGCCTGATCCAGCCTGGATTTATCCTGCTTCAACCACAGCAGGACAAGATTCAACAGGCGGCATTCTTCCACCATGGGGAGATCTGGTGATTGAATCACTGCTAGCAAAGACCTGAAGTTCAGCTCGAGAAGTCCTGACAAATCCAAGTCCAGCAGCTTCCAGACATTTTtgataatgtatttttctgcagctgctaGGGCATCTGGAAGGTAGAACTTCCTGGCCACGTTGGCAGAGTAGCAGCAGTTTTCCAAGGCAAGATTCTTAACTAAGTACTGATTGCACAAGCCGATAGCATCAGTCACTTGCAAGTAGCTTGCGGCTTCCAAAGTATCCTCCAGGCTTTCAAAGGAAAGGGGCAGCAAGGATGTGTAAATAAAATCCAGGATGTGCTGGAGCCCAGTGGGTGAGACAACTTGTAGATGAATGACACTGGCTTTGGACTCTTGGGTATAACTTTTGAACATGGCTCGGAAGTAGTCGCTGGAGCATGCCAACAAGGACTTGTGTGCAGGAAACTcgttttctttcactttcagCAAAATGTCACAGAGAAAGCCCTCTGATCTCAGGCTCTGGTATTGGGCGAGCACGGCGGTGCAGTGTGCTTTGCAGTAGGACAGGAAGTAGCTCATGGCAGACAATGCAATGCTTTTCCCTTGAGCTATTAGAGCTAAAATGCAATTAGATATTGAAACAGCTGCCTCACTCAACAGCCATTGCTTGAATGCCCAGCAGACCTCCAGCTGTTAGAGAAAAGCCCGGCCCAAAAAAACCAAGTCAGTCTCTTGCCTGGCATAGGGGGACAGTTAGTAGATTTGTAGTGAATTCAATTCATTCCTTTATAGAGAAAATAGCTGAATGTGTATCAGCTGTAGGATGCTTACTTTTCTTGCCTCCACAAGTTGCGCAAGGATGAAGGGTCCACAGTTGTGCCGAGCACTCGCTTGGCTGGCCATCAGGTGACAGAGGAGGGAGCTAGATGACGGTCCCAATAAATGGCCCTTCGTGTCTGCTCAGCCGTCGCCCCCGACCCTTCTTGCTCCACAGGCAGATCAAAGGGATCGTCTCTGGCTGCCAGCGCGTGGCTCTGAGCAGACACAGATGAGAAGAGAGCGCGGACTTTTCTCCtcttgtttgtattttgaaCTCCGATCAGCTTAGACGTCACCacccctgggacagcagccccCTTTCCGTCCTCGTTCCGCACGGCCCTGGGAAGCCTCGGCCGAAGATCAAATCAGCGCCCAGGGATTATTATGGGAAGATTTTCTGAGCCCATAAATCTTTCCCCGGCAGCCACTAAGACAACCAAAATACCGTGATTAGTCACTGGTTCGATTTGACATGCATTTCTGGCTCTTTGCTTCACGTGACACCTCCATAGCTCACAGCTACCAGAATAGCCACAGGCTCATCCCCTCGTCCCCCTCGCCTGGGAGCCAACCCCGGGCGGGTGAGAAACGGGGCCAGGGACTGGGCGGACAGAGGAGGTTCCAGCGACAGCCACAGCCAAAGCAGCTGACTTGGAATGACCTGGCTGGAAATCACAAGGGTAACACATTCACACAAAGTGGCGACAAAAATAGATTCCCCCACTTCGGCCATAATAAACCAAATTCTGTTTATAGAGGAGGCTTTGTATAATTGTGCTCTCAGTTACCAGCTGGGAACAAACCCGGAGcccccagggctcagccagggctgtctTGCTCAACTTTCTCACTTTCAGTTTGTCCCAATTAGAAGCACTTACACAGGGATTATCCCTGATTTTCACCTGGGCACTTCAGGATCTAATTTCTACCAGGAatagcagctctgggcaggctaCACATTCTGACCTCTTAAagcttgcttttatttcttcttttttttcctgtgtaactCTGGGTGAAGGTATTCAGGAATCTCCTCCCAACACCTTTCTTTCCAAATCAAACACCCTCAGGACTTGCAGACCTTGCCAAGGTTGGTAAATGCCTGATCATTTTGCTGCACTGTGAGCCAGCACACTTGGGAACAGAGAAGGATCTCACAGGACTggaaaatttcactttttgCTTAAGCCCAAGGTAAAGCCTTTTTACtgtatttgtttatatttatttatgtgatGTCATGAAATTCTGGCTTACCCCTGTAGCTGAGCAGTGTTTGGAGCTGACTGAGTCCTAATATGGACTGTGCATGCTGTGTGACTGTTCCTGTGAGCTTAAACTGTCTTGCTAAACAGGCTGATACCTACAcatgctctgctctgtttgtgGGGAAAGACTccaaaaacattattttttttgttgctgtacagctctgaaaattgatTTCCTGCTTGAATCCACTTTCCATCATTTCCATTACAGACCACAAATCAGGATCTTGCTAAAAGATCTTGCCCTCTGCTAGCAACACAACATTAGGGCAGTAGGGATGAAGGAGAAAAGTGatgcttgtttctttttcccagcaGTTTTGCCAATGTCCAAGTTGGGACAACTCTAAGGTATTTCAGGTGTTAGTGAAACTCCGCAGTTGATTCCAAGCTTCAGTTTTGATACTTCTCCTGTTTTGGAAGTAGAGACTAAAGGCCAGGTACCTCTGTCACCCCTTGGCAGTCATGAGTCCTGGTGATGAGGGACCAGGCCTTAAATGCTCCTCCTCCTAGAGATGCTGCTTTCCCCAGTTAAACCCCACGAGGTACCAGATTTCTATAACATGACGTGCAGATAAACCTCCCCTGTTTTGAAATAGCAGGTGGGCACTGTACATCACAATTTCCCTGGAGCCTGAGGTGCGAGTCAACAGCTCTTGTCCTCCACCAGCCCTTAGCCTGTGCTGCCATAACTGCTCTGACACAGTCAGGAAGTGATGCACggggagaaatggggaaaacccAAAAACAGAACAGCAGAGAGGCCTCTGTGGTCCAGGCCAGGTTGTCAGCCTCCCTCACTGTGTGACCTCCCGAGCAGATGTAGCACAGCAGAGGTGAGCACTGGCTGGGTGGGTGGCTGGGGATGCAGCACCAGGAGAGACGCCGTGCACAGaactgggctgctctgctgtggggccAGGGCCACCACCCCAGGACACCGCTGGAGTGCACCTGCTGGTACCACAGAGTACCTGGGACCACGGACACATGAATCAATCCACTTCCCCTGGATCCAGATTTGACCAGAAAGAGGTCAAATGTATGGCTTGGCCAACTGAGGGtattgccagcagcagccaaagaacATTTCTCACCCCTCTATGACACTCCTGCCTCCCAAGTGCTGCACTCCAGTCACAAGCAATGTGCCTTCTCCTCACCCCCAGCAAGGCCAGGCCAGGCACTGCCCTGTCTTGCACCAGTTTGGCTGGAATTGTACCAGCACAGCTCCCGCCACaagctctgcaatttcagagaGGCCAAACGAGGCTCAGTCTGAacatccctgcctgtgcccagagTGTTCCATGTTAACCCAACCAGTTGTGCATCACTTGCTTTCCCATGAATTCCATCTGTGGGTGGCTGTTTATACAGgtcagctgctggcactgatTTAACTGAACTGATTTAACACCAGTGCCAGGTAGGCAGGTCCTATAATTGTATGCAGATTTGCTGTGCTATTCTCTCTCAGACCTACTTAATCTTCCTGGCAAGCCAGCTAATGGAAGCAGTAACCATCATGATCCTTATAAAGCTGTTTATTTGCCTGGagattctttttcctttggcttataattgaaataaaaccacatcCTTTCCAGTCCCTTGCTCTGGAgtgataaaaaaattatcattatcAAAATGAGGTTTTTCCCTGCTTCACTTCCAGGCAGTCAGCCTTGTCTAACTAGGGAGCCTGCTCAGCCAAGATCCTCCTTTGTCAACAAACAAATTATCTTCGTGCAGAAGCTCGGGTCTGATGcggtggtcttcagggcagtcaggacttgctgaagggaaggagagatcttgactccatttcagaaggctggtttattatattatgatatatattacattaaaaaagaccacactataactatactgcaaagagcagagagaaagattcatcagaaggcgagacaggaatagaaaggaatgaataacaaagttctgtgactccagagagtccgagagctgctgcctcctggattggccaccaagcagaaacatcccacactgaccaaccgaggaagcacctgctgcatcccacagcagcagataacaaattgtttacacttgaagctgaggcccttcagcttctcaggaggagaaaatcctagcaaagggattttcataaaatatcataactacacaGGTCTGCAGCACCTTTGGAAGAATATTTAATGTCCATTAGTGAGAGAACAGACGGTGACTAAACAGCTGAGTTACAAATCTCAGCACAAGACCTAGCACTACGTGGGATGCAGTCAAACCAGGATCTTATTTTCCTTGGGTGTAATTTGGAAGATCAGATCTAATGTTTGACTCACTAGATGGTGCTTAAAATTAGGGAAATATTAGTGTTTCAATGATGCTGATTTGTTGGGAATAGATAATACGTTTTTAATCATGTGCATCATTTAGACTTTAAATTAGATTTCAATTTCAGGCTTTCAGCATATTTTCTGTTGAAGTGATTGCTCTATTACAGTAGGCagcctgaaataaaataaaaaaaaaattcagatgcaTGCTGTGAAAAATGTTGTCTTCCACACATGCAGAGGTTTTTTGCTatacaaaattgaaaaatgGCCCAAGTTGCAATGCCATGTTCAGTTTAATACTGCAAGTAGGCCATAGGttaataaaaaattgaattgttattttaaatgttgccaattatttttctaaggGTAAAGATTATAAAAAGAGTTGTTCAAGTGATAGTAGGCTCATTACTAACAAGAGGCttactgtaaaatatttgttataAAAATCCACAGCAGAGGATTACCAGGCTACATTTTGTTCCAAAAGAAATTAGTGCAGTCCTGAGGAcaacagaataaatatttcagatgctTGATAATGTACTGCATGAACAAATAACAGCAAAATGAGCCAAGTAATGAGTATAGCCATACAGGTTTTCTAGAAGTGCTAGAAAGACTATATTGATTTAGGTTGTCTTGTAAAAATCTTTGGACTACGGTCTGTTCTTCATCCTTGAATAATCATTCACGGTAGTATTTGGGCCAGCACATCTATTTAAAGCAAAGGATGTTTAGCCCAGGAAAGCAGTTCTTAAGAGCAAAAC encodes:
- the KLHL34 gene encoding kelch-like protein 34 — protein: MSYFLSYCKAHCTAVLAQYQSLRSEGFLCDILLKVKENEFPAHKSLLACSSDYFRAMFKSYTQESKASVIHLQVVSPTGLQHILDFIYTSLLPLSFESLEDTLEAASYLQVTDAIGLCNQYLVKNLALENCCYSANVARKFYLPDALAAAEKYIIKNVWKLLDLDLSGLLELNFRSLLAVIQSPDLPMVEECRLLNLVLLWLKQDKSRLDQASSLLEHIRYGLIPVEELRKTYTQSEVPLSAGIKCMIIKAINYHTSVYKQPVLQDKSTTLRNQKTRIILLGGGTASEGLVTDVVAFDVYNHKWRTLTQLQDRVQNHSVCVVGNFLYVLGGEIESGTLDDAKIGKTLLVTNKVHRYDPRFNTWTQIMGMLEKRCQFSCCVLGKDIFAIGGRGEDGLLHSSVEVYDISRDRWTKARELPCRIHGHASAVCKNTIYISGGKYSAPASTSNDLYSLSSLEGQWVKRAPMSIARFGHQMATIRGSIFTFLGLYEPFSEIERYDPDKNQWTRLKPLVYDRFSYGLAVVEETALLIGGKKWQNSLEVSTQDVVGYDIDNDGWEEICKAPLPWCGLQCAVLQLSEVAEEQDSDSHQKKLPNC